In the Euphorbia lathyris chromosome 5, ddEupLath1.1, whole genome shotgun sequence genome, one interval contains:
- the LOC136230519 gene encoding mRNA export factor GLE1: MGVVNLEIRCPPKVNAITADPDPDWSFNSLLLELNALEKKLNASSQVPVPFIKTQIGDFSSRKNMGRKSNAFVVHVSDAELEDSEGDDDEELGHGSLVAKRFNCDDIYLSESDDSDYDLCLDDQSYLMDKVGMSEGAVFELTQEHQLGVKEEIRNKISELEMELMRESEKSDSAFRRVEKYREARKESERKFDTQYQRKMAEALDEYMTAIQRDQDIKLQIEERRIRSDAAYEEAKRKEKALQEERLYQERLRAEAEAKRKAEEAKMVALEAERKAAKEAAEKEAAAKRVTAVVPQGDLAGPQLNPSSGNQNLQKGSRSNGHNKTGSSGTVVKAAESALILEQERLKKLKTLDEENQRLKSSSNMGFSNYESHVARLIRQVRGSKDSVRAKSTELVKIFTNPSCPQSISIAAFVKKVVSGCETPDSSAAFACGYVIVLVTSQIPHAMEILLAEFHKACIYTVPKHIAYSKSAFESKEAYFRTLGYQDLDGKLESTEDYLKRLTSYMKFYAALIQTEVPGVLNLHGAKEGWAWLARFLNDLPANTYTAHALNAFLQTAGFVLFRRYKSQFRKILKIVSEDFLKALREQKDSELNPIILEIQSYIEDNKFLQEPEGRSLQTALLSNAMIPESESSRNFHRY, translated from the exons AT gGGTGTTGTTAACTTGGAAATTCGCTGCCCACCGAAAGTTAATGCGATCACAGCTGACCCTGATCCCGATTGGAGCTTCAATTCACTGTTATTGGAGCTCAATGCACTGGAAAAGAAGCTCAATGCCTCCTCTCAAGTTCCCGTTCCTTTTATCAAGACCCAAATTGG AGATTTTTCAAGTAGGAAGAACATGGGGCGAAAGTCAAATGCATTTGTAGTACATGTTTCTGATGCTGAATTGGAGGATTCTgagggagatgatgatgaggagctTGGTCATGGTTCATTGGTGGCTAAACGGTTCAATTGTGATGATATTTATCTTAG TGAAAGTGATGATTCTGATTATGACTTATGTCTTGATGACCAATCCTATTTAATGGATAAAGTGGGGATGTCGGAAGGTGCAGTTTTTGAGCTAACCCAGGAGCATCAACTTGGAGTTAag GAGGAGATTAGGAATAAAATATCAGAATTAGAGATGGAATTGATGAGAGAAAGTGAAAAATCTGATTCTGCATTCAGGCGAGTTGAGAAGTATAGGGAAGCAAGAAAGGAGTCTGAACGGAAATTTGATACTCAATATCAACGTAAAAT GGCAGAAGCACTGGATGAGTACATGACCGCTATCCAGCGGGATCAAGACATTAAATTGCAAATAGAAGAACGGAGAATAAGGAGTGATGCAGCTTATGAAGAAgctaaaagaaaggaaaaagctTTACAAGAAGAAAGACTATACCAAGAGAGACTTAGAGCAGAAGCAGAG GCTAAACGTAAAGCTGAGGAAGCAAAAATGGTTGCTCTAGAAGCAGAGAGGAAAGCGGCAAAGGAAGCTGCAGAGAAGGAGGCTGCCGCAAAAAGGGTAACTGCTGTGGTCCCTCAAGGGGATCTTGCTGGACCTCAACTAAATCCAAGTTCTGGGAATCAGAATCTTCAGAAGGGATCCAGATCTAATGGTCACAATAAAACTGGATCATCAG GTACTGTTGTGAAGGCTGCAGAAAGCGCTCTTATTCTTGAGCAAGAGAGATTAAAGAAGCTTAAAACGTTGGATGAAGAAAACCAGAGATTGAAATCAAGTTCTAATATG GGTTTCAGCAACTATGAGAGCCATGTTGCTAGGTTGATAAGACAAGTAAGGGGCAGCAAAGACAGCGTCAG AGCTAAATCAACTGAACTTGTCAAGATCTTCACGAACCCTTCATGTCCTCAATCCATCAGCATTGCAGCTTTTGTAAAGAAG GTCGTTTCAGGCTGTGAAACTCCTGATAGTAGTGCTGCTTTTGCATGTGGTTATGTCATTGTTCTAGTTACTTCTCAG ATCCCACATGCAATGGAGATTCTTCTTGCTGAATTCCACAAAGCTTGTATCTACACTGTCCCAAAGCATATTGCTTACTCAAAG TCGGCATTTGAATCAAAAGAGGCTTACTTCAGAACTCTTGGGTATCAAGATCTTGATGGAAAGCTGGAAAGCACTGAAGATTATTTGAAGAGATTAACATCTTACATGAAATTTTATGCGGCTCTTATCCAG ACAGAAGTACCGGGTGTTCTGAATCTTCACGGTGCAAAAGAAGGTTGGGCATGGCTTGCAAGGTTCTTGAATGATCTCCCTGCCAACACATACACTGCTCATGCCTTGAATGCATTCCTACAA ACAGCAGGGTTTGTCTTGTTCAGAAGATACAAATCTCAGTTTAGGAAGATACTAAAAATTGTCTCCGAGGACTTTTTGAAGGCATTGAGGGAGCAAAAAGATTCGGAGTTGAATCCCATAATCTTGGAGATCCAATCATACATAGAAGACAACAAATTTCTTCAGGAACCAGAAGGAAGGAGTTTGCAGACTGCATTACTATCTAATGCTATGATTCCAGAATCAGAATCAAGTAGAAATTTTCACCGTTACTGA